Proteins co-encoded in one Syntrophales bacterium genomic window:
- the folE2 gene encoding GTP cyclohydrolase FolE2, producing MMDIQNQKDHRRIDITKVGVKGIKYPILVLDKKAGTQYVNATINMYVNLPHHFKGTHMSRFVEVLNEFRGQINLKTFHLILTKIKEKLHAESSFMEITFPYFVEKSAPISGARSLMEYQCSFSGEINGNSLDFIVGVTVPVTTVCPCSKEISKVGAHNQRSMVTVKVRFRKFFWIEDLIKIVEESASGEVYTLLKRPDEKYITEKSYANPMFVEDVVRNVALRLNEIENFTWYSVEAENFESIHNHSAYAYVEKKLP from the coding sequence ATGATGGACATACAGAATCAGAAGGACCATCGCCGCATTGATATTACAAAAGTGGGAGTAAAAGGTATCAAGTATCCCATACTTGTCCTCGATAAAAAAGCGGGCACGCAATATGTGAACGCTACTATAAACATGTATGTGAATCTACCCCACCACTTCAAAGGAACCCACATGAGCCGTTTTGTAGAAGTACTAAACGAATTCCGAGGACAGATAAACCTGAAAACTTTTCACTTAATTCTCACAAAAATCAAAGAAAAACTGCACGCAGAGTCTTCCTTCATGGAAATTACATTTCCATATTTTGTCGAAAAGAGTGCGCCGATCTCTGGTGCGAGGAGTCTAATGGAGTACCAGTGTTCTTTCAGTGGGGAAATCAACGGAAATTCTCTGGATTTTATCGTAGGAGTAACGGTTCCCGTAACAACCGTGTGTCCCTGTTCCAAGGAGATAAGTAAAGTAGGAGCCCACAACCAACGGAGTATGGTGACCGTGAAGGTACGTTTCAGAAAATTTTTCTGGATCGAGGACCTGATAAAGATCGTCGAAGAGTCTGCAAGCGGTGAAGTTTATACACTTCTGAAACGTCCAGACGAAAAATACATCACAGAAAAAAGTTACGCCAACCCTATGTTTGTAGAAGACGTGGTACGAAACGTAGCCCTTCGGCTCAACGAAATAGAAAATTTCACGTGGTACAGCGTGGAAGCAGAGAATTTTGAGAGCATTCACAACCATAGCGCCTATGCTTATGTGGAGAAAAAACTACCATGA
- the queD gene encoding 6-carboxytetrahydropterin synthase QueD, giving the protein MYEISIRECFSAAHSLEMGGRCENLHGHNYHVEITVSGPALDEKGILVDFRDLKRWVSEILETLDHSYLNETSAFRGINPSAENIAAYIYKELLSRIKIPGVKLKEVTVWESDNARATYKEP; this is encoded by the coding sequence ATGTACGAAATTTCCATCCGAGAATGTTTCTCCGCCGCACACAGCCTGGAAATGGGTGGTAGGTGTGAAAACCTCCATGGACATAACTACCATGTGGAAATAACTGTATCTGGACCCGCATTAGATGAAAAAGGAATTCTGGTTGATTTTCGGGATTTAAAAAGATGGGTATCCGAAATACTGGAGACACTGGATCACTCTTATCTCAACGAAACCTCCGCTTTCAGAGGGATAAACCCCTCAGCAGAAAACATCGCTGCCTACATATACAAAGAGTTACTTTCACGCATCAAAATACCAGGTGTGAAACTCAAGGAGGTAACCGTCTGGGAATCGGATAACGCCAGAGCAACTTACAAAGAGCCATGA
- a CDS encoding tetratricopeptide repeat protein: MNTSPLYFVSNVGSEIRRAIICSLLLSFAVLCIYFQVQDFKFVYYDDDVYTTGKLHIMKGVTWEGVRWAITATEAGFWHPLTWLSLMLDMELFGLNTGAFHWTNVVIHLASSIIFFLFLKAATDDVKKSFLVAILFAVHPLHVESVAWVAQRKDVLSTLFGFASLLAYVRYARLLHWGWYIGTFLFFILALMAKPMVVTFPVVMLLLDLWPLRRFPETPIKRLFFEKIPFFVASFAASLLVIYTEKKVGAITPLEDLGLLKRIANALVSYVKYVVLTIFPNNLTFHYPYPDYIPAWQVVGALFFLLGVTIFVLSCREKYPYLAVGWFWYLITLFPVCGIIQIGPHAIADRYSYVTINGLFLMCVWGIEDCARTKLKQMIINGFWVAVIVAFSIAAWFQTGYWRNTETLMERALRVTDRNFIAMNNLGAYYIDSGNPFSALPVLCEALKIKPQLGIIHFNLGRANYYAGNFDGALESFHKAFDLSYRRDESLWWIARVYGKLGEWKKASEIYERVLAYKIDDCSLRFEYAWALKESKEVEGAKKELFFILKREPHNVQAAISLIDIFMDEEDFDRGISLGEEMIGEGYVDEQLFRKLSQVCARKGFYGMSVWYASMAEKMAEMGSPEKLSSRH, translated from the coding sequence GTGAATACATCACCCCTTTATTTTGTTTCTAATGTGGGTAGTGAAATTAGAAGAGCTATAATTTGTTCGTTATTATTATCTTTCGCGGTTCTTTGCATTTATTTTCAGGTTCAAGATTTCAAGTTCGTATATTACGATGATGATGTTTACACAACGGGTAAACTCCATATTATGAAGGGTGTTACCTGGGAAGGTGTAAGATGGGCTATAACCGCGACAGAGGCGGGATTTTGGCATCCTTTAACGTGGTTGTCCCTGATGCTGGATATGGAACTTTTCGGATTAAACACGGGGGCCTTCCACTGGACGAATGTGGTGATTCACCTTGCTTCTAGTATCATCTTTTTCTTATTTCTAAAGGCCGCAACGGATGATGTAAAGAAAAGCTTCCTCGTAGCCATTCTCTTTGCCGTTCACCCACTTCATGTGGAGTCCGTTGCCTGGGTTGCCCAAAGGAAGGATGTGCTTTCGACGCTTTTTGGTTTTGCTAGCCTCCTTGCATATGTACGTTACGCGAGGTTGTTACATTGGGGATGGTATATAGGAACTTTTCTGTTCTTCATTTTGGCGTTAATGGCGAAACCGATGGTGGTCACCTTCCCGGTAGTAATGCTGCTTTTAGATCTATGGCCCCTCAGACGTTTTCCAGAAACGCCGATTAAACGACTATTTTTTGAAAAGATCCCCTTTTTTGTTGCATCGTTTGCTGCCTCTTTGCTTGTGATATATACGGAGAAGAAAGTTGGGGCCATTACGCCTCTGGAAGACTTGGGTTTGCTGAAACGTATAGCAAATGCTTTGGTATCTTATGTGAAGTACGTCGTACTCACCATTTTCCCTAATAACCTTACCTTTCATTACCCTTACCCAGACTACATCCCTGCATGGCAGGTTGTAGGAGCTTTGTTTTTCTTGTTGGGTGTTACGATTTTTGTTTTATCTTGCCGGGAGAAGTATCCATATCTCGCTGTGGGTTGGTTTTGGTATTTAATAACTCTGTTTCCTGTGTGTGGGATTATTCAAATAGGACCCCATGCAATTGCGGATCGTTACAGTTACGTGACAATAAATGGTTTATTCCTTATGTGTGTATGGGGGATAGAGGACTGTGCAAGAACAAAACTTAAGCAAATGATAATAAATGGTTTTTGGGTTGCTGTTATCGTTGCTTTTTCAATAGCCGCGTGGTTTCAAACGGGATACTGGCGCAATACTGAAACACTTATGGAGAGGGCTTTGAGGGTGACTGATCGCAACTTTATAGCGATGAACAATTTGGGGGCTTATTATATTGATAGCGGTAATCCTTTTAGCGCTTTACCCGTTCTCTGTGAGGCGCTGAAGATTAAACCCCAGTTGGGTATAATACATTTCAATTTGGGCAGGGCTAACTATTATGCGGGGAATTTTGATGGCGCCCTTGAATCTTTTCATAAAGCTTTTGATCTTTCCTATAGAAGAGATGAAAGTCTATGGTGGATCGCCAGGGTATACGGTAAATTGGGTGAGTGGAAGAAAGCGTCGGAGATTTACGAGAGAGTACTTGCTTATAAGATAGATGATTGTTCGCTTCGCTTTGAGTATGCTTGGGCGTTGAAAGAAAGCAAGGAAGTAGAAGGTGCTAAGAAGGAACTTTTTTTTATTTTAAAAAGAGAACCACATAACGTTCAAGCAGCAATTTCACTCATAGATATCTTTATGGATGAGGAAGATTTTGACAGGGGCATCAGTTTGGGGGAAGAAATGATAGGAGAGGGATACGTTGATGAGCAGTTATTCAGGAAACTATCTCAGGTATGTGCAAGAAAGGGATTTTACGGCATGAGTGTATGGTATGCATCGATGGCTGAGAAAATGGCAGAGATGGGATCTCCTGAGAAGCTCAGTTCGCGCCACTAG